One Henckelia pumila chloroplast, complete genome DNA window includes the following coding sequences:
- the rps18 gene encoding ribosomal protein S18 → MDKSKRPFLKSKSKRSFRRRLPPIQSGDRIDYRNMSLISRFVSEQGKILSRRVNRLTLKQQRLITIAIKQARILSLLPFLNNEKQFERTESTARTTSLRIRNK, encoded by the coding sequence ATGGATAAATCCAAGCGACCCTTTCTTAAGTCTAAGTCCAAGCGATCTTTTCGTAGGCGTTTGCCCCCGATTCAATCGGGGGATCGAATTGATTATAGAAACATGAGTTTAATTAGTCGGTTTGTTAGTGAACAAGGAAAAATATTATCTAGGCGAGTGAATAGATTGACCTTGAAACAACAACGATTAATTACTATTGCTATAAAACAAGCTCGGATTTTATCTTTGTTACCCTTTCTCAATAATGAGAAACAATTTGAAAGAACCGAGTCGACCGCTAGAACTACTAGTCTTAGAATCAGAAATAAATAG
- the rpl20 gene encoding ribosomal protein L20, giving the protein MTRIKRGYIARRRRTKIRLFASSFRGAHSRLTRTITQQKIRALVSSHRDRDKQKRNFRRLWITRINAVIRETRVSYSYSKLIHDLYKKQLLLNRKILAQIAISNRNCLYLISDEIRRKEVDWKEYTGKV; this is encoded by the coding sequence ATGACCAGAATTAAACGCGGATATATAGCTCGGAGACGTAGAACAAAAATTCGTCTATTTGCATCAAGCTTTCGAGGGGCTCATTCAAGACTTACTCGAACTATTACTCAACAGAAAATAAGAGCTTTAGTTTCGTCTCATCGGGATAGGGATAAGCAAAAGAGAAATTTTCGTCGTTTGTGGATCACTCGGATAAACGCAGTAATTCGAGAAACGCGAGTATCCTATAGTTATAGTAAATTAATACATGATCTATACAAGAAACAGTTGCTTCTTAATCGTAAAATACTAGCACAAATAGCTATATCAAATAGGAATTGTCTTTATCTGATTTCCGACGAAATAAGAAGAAAAGAAGTAGATTGGAAAGAATACACCGGAAAAGTTTAA